A genomic window from Diorhabda sublineata isolate icDioSubl1.1 chromosome 8, icDioSubl1.1, whole genome shotgun sequence includes:
- the LOC130447802 gene encoding nuclear pore complex protein Nup58 → MQNPTFGFGASGTQPATTSLFGTTSTNTSAGGFFGTQSAPTFGTGGGLFSNTANTSTTTATLFGTPTSTPSFGTTTNVGGFSSAQPTVANINAAPTTTPTFGSAVSSAPAFGSTFATATTSSFGTIGTPAPSFGTASTAAATPTFGNTLTATSSLPVTTSTPSFGNFTTTTAAPSFGATSTATPLFGSAATSSAAAPSTGLGFNLSATTSAPTTSSVGLGGLATTQTKIVTTQKDVTPKDQPLPNEIHQTVESFKEFVKQQKIHSSDIAKCSIRDFRKVEQDIIQLTTLLSEVESQLQKNRQIAENLKYDTARCLKDVEIAQRTQDTPPGLQYENIAPLKFFLNLADKFEKEMQVLKIQIEGADNYVKNHKSSNPLTPQDLAVGMRRLHESFVALAGRLHSVHSQVESQKEAYLQTTRQLYNDNSNPFESLYKPEESFKHILSYSPPKVATGPTPFTNLAIGNTQLLASQQNQSTIAYPTPTTTSSGFGGVGFGTNFGAQPAANATQLFGSSSLAQNSSSFQLQKPPTGNKRGKQ, encoded by the exons ATGCAAAATCCAACTTTTGGTTTTGGTGCAAGTGGTACTCAGCCTGCTACTACGAGTTTATTTGGTACAACCTCTACTAACACTTCCGCTGGAGGATTCTTTGGAACTCAAAGTGCTCCTACATTTGGAACAGGAGGAGGACTATTTAGTAATACAGCTAATACTAGCACAACAACAGCAACCCTTTTTGGAACTCCAACAAGTACACCAAGCTTCGGAACTACCACTAATGTTGGAGGTTTTAGTTCTGCACAACCTACG GTAGCTAATATTAATGCAGCACCAACTACTACACCCACATTCGGAAGTGCAGTAAGTTCTGCACCTGCTTTTGGATCTACATTCGCTACTGCTACAACATCTAGTTTTGGAACAATTGGAACCCCTGCACCTAGTTTTGGAACTGCATCTACAGCTGCAGCTACTCCAACATTTGGAAATACATTAACTGCAACATCTTCATTACCAGTTACTACATCCACACcttcttttggaaattttacCACTACAACAGCAGCTCCATCATTTGGGGCAACTTCTACTGCAACACCACTTTTTGGCTCTGCAGCCACAAGTAGTGCAGCAGCTCCAAGTACTGGTTTGGGATTTAATTTGAGTG ccACAACATCAGCTCCAACTACTTCTTCAGTGGGCTTAGGAGGTTTAGCCACAACacagacaaaaattgttacCACCCAAAAAGATGTGACACCTAAAGATCAACCACTTCCGAATGAAATACACCAAACAGTCGAATCATTCAAAGAATTTgtcaaacaacaaaaaatccaTAG TTCTGATATAGCAAAATGCTCAATTAGGGACTTCAGGAAAGTAGAGCAAGATATCATTCAGTTAACAACATTACTCAGTGAAGTAGAAAGCCAGTTacagaaaaatcgacaaatagcagaaaatttaaaatatgatactGCAAGATGTTTGAAAGATGTCGAAATAGCACAGAGAACTCAAGATACACCTCCTGGTTTACAATACGAGAATATAGCACccttaaaatttttcttaaatcttgctgataaatttgaaaaagaaatgcag gtattaaaaatacaaattgaagGTGCAGACAATTatgttaaaaatcataaaagTTCCAATCCTCTGACACCTCAAGATTTAGCTGTAGGTATGCGGAGATTACACGAATCTTTTGTTGCTCTAGCTGGTCGACTACATTCAGTACACAGTCAAGTAGAATCTCAGAAAGAGGCCTACTTGCAAACAACAAGACAATTATATAACGATAATTCCAATCCATTTGAAAGTTTGTATAAACCAGAAGAAAgttttaaacatattttgagTTATTCCCCACCGAAGGTTGCAACAGGCCCGACACCTTTCACCAATTTAGCTATAG GTAACACTCAACTATTAGCTTCACAACAAAATCAAAGTACGATAGCTTATCCAACACCAACAACAACTTCATCTGGATTCGGTGGCGTAGGTTTTGGTACAAATTTTGGAGCTCAACCTGCAGCAAATGCAACACAGTTGTTTGGTTCATCTAGTTTGGCGCAAAATTCAAGTAGTTTCCAGTTACAAAAACCTCCAACGGGAAACAAACGTGGGAAGCAGTAA